Proteins encoded in a region of the Misgurnus anguillicaudatus chromosome 9, ASM2758022v2, whole genome shotgun sequence genome:
- the LOC129424110 gene encoding glutaredoxin domain-containing cysteine-rich protein 2 — translation MEDLQTEPDKPRKVRFKLASSYSGRVLKHVYEDGQELESPEEQYPHSFIHTQMEMGQLCGLENMQEQSLYPSTGLIAQRINVYRGVSGCTLACGEGLPEGNNKGPVLDFGKIIIYTSNLKIVRAPHKRRECGRSPHRSRDRKESSPRRTSRSKERNRAACSHPEKPDETQTQKQEEGSCGHCGGSGCAPCSLCHGSKLSMLANRFNESIRELRCPACNPHGLERCQSCSH, via the exons ATGGAGGATCTTCAGACGGAGCCGGACAAACCCAGGAAGGTACGGTTCAAGCTGGCCTCGTCGTACAGCGGACGGGTGTTGAAGCACGTGTATGAAGATGGACAGGAGCTGGAGAGTCCAGAAGAGCAGTACCCTCACAGCTTCATCCACACACAGATGGAGATGGGACAGCTGTGTGGCCTAGAAAACATGCAGGAGCAAAGTTTGTATCCTTCTACAGGACTGATCGCCCAGAGGATAAACGTCTATCGAGGTGTGAGTGGTTGCACCCTGGCCTGTGGCGAGGGGCTACCAGAGGGCAATAATAAA GGACCAGTATTAGATTTCGGAAAGATCATCATCTACACCAGTAACCTGAAGATTGTCCGTGCTCCACACAAGAGAAGAGAATGTGGAAGGAGTCCTCACCGCAGCCGGGACAGGAAAGAAAGTTCACCACGCCGTACGTCACGGAGCAAAGAGAGGAACAGGGCAGCATGTTCTCATCCAGAGAAACCAGATGAAACACAGACACAAAAG CAGGAAGAAGGCTCCTGTGGACACTGTGGAGGTTCTGGTTGCGCTCCGTGCTCTCTGTGTCACGGCAGTAAACTGTCAATGTTGGCTAACCGCTTCAATGAGTCAATCAGGGAACTGCGCTGTCCGGCATGCAACCCTCATGGCCTGGAGCGATGCCAGTCCTGCTCGCACTAA